In Entelurus aequoreus isolate RoL-2023_Sb linkage group LG13, RoL_Eaeq_v1.1, whole genome shotgun sequence, a genomic segment contains:
- the LOC133663042 gene encoding thiamine transporter 2-like — MTISYAVVTASDVAYFSYIYSIIPMENYQRATGYLRSAVLFGYTFGAGLGQILISLAGLDYFHINAITLGVVSVAFLLSFWLPKPKRSMFFKGRKAVALGQKSQQTRPVGAADETVSDAGSGKRKMEHNDSTGCYICRHLIYWSLWWALATAGYTQIMNYIQLMWDHIEPSATSSVYNGGVEAACSLVGAAAALSVSHIKVNWTVWGELALGVFSAIGAGAVFLTALTSNIWACYAGYALFKSCYMLLITVTTFQIAANLSLECYALTFGINTFVALVLQTVMTLIFVDEATLGVDIETQFIIYGSYHAAISALFMIRGVYTVCATPSSPGPSDMEKERDDTAEVIYAESF; from the exons atgact ATTAGCTATGCGGTTGTGACAGCCTCAGACGTGGCCTACTTTTCCTACATTTACAGCATCATTCCCATGGAGAATTACCAAAGAGCCACCGGTTACCTCCGAAGCGCTGTGCTTTTTGGGTACACATTTGGTGCCGGCCTGGGTCAAATTCTCATCTCACTGGCAG GCCTAGACTACTTCCACATCAATGCCATCACTCTGGGCGTCGTAAGCGTGGCTTTTCTCCTCTCCTTCTGGTTGCCAAAGCCCAAGAGGAGCATGTTCTTCAAAGGGAGGAAAGCTGTGGCTTTGGGCCAAAAGTCACAGCAGACGAGGCCGGTGGGAGCGGCTGATGAAACGGTGTCGGACGCTGGCTCCGGGAAACGGAAGATGGAGCATAACGACAGCACTGGCTG CTACATTTGCAGGCATTTGATCTACTGGTCCCTTTGGTGGGCTCTGGCCACAGCTGGGTATACACAAATCATGAACTACATCCAACTAATGTGGGACCACATTGAACCATCTGCCACATCATCCGTCTACAACGGAGGTGTAGAAGCCGCATGTTCTCTTGTTG GTGCTGCGGCGGCTTTGTCAGTCAGTCACATCAAGGTGAACTGGACCGTGTGGGGAGAGTTGGCGCTGGGCGTGTTTTCAGCCATCGGAGCAGGCGCCGTGTTTCTCACAGCGCTCACCAGCAACATCTGGGCCTGCTATGCTGGCTACGCGCTGTTCAAATCCTGCTACATGCTCCTCATCACCGTCACCAC ATTTCAGATTGCTGCCAACCTCTCCTTGGAATGTTACGCTCTGACGTTTGGGATCAACACGTTTGTGGCACTGGTGCTGCAGACCGTCATGACGCTTATTTTTGTCGATGAAGCTACGTTAGGGGTGGACATTGAGACGCAG TTCATCATCTATGGGAGCTACCATGCTGCCATCTCTGCGCTCTTTATGATTCGAGGGGTCTACACCGTTTGTGCAACGCCTAGCTCTCCAGGACCATCAGATATGGAAaaagagcgtgatgacactgcagaGGTCATCTATGCTGAATCTTTCTGA